From Eriocheir sinensis breed Jianghai 21 chromosome 37, ASM2467909v1, whole genome shotgun sequence, one genomic window encodes:
- the LOC127008163 gene encoding serine-rich adhesin for platelets-like isoform X4, with protein MELLRMLATCLKLSCVEDEVELRVSEDEGAVEVEDASTQPAPHLRPPMFNPEDYALGLTKYSRMSNLYATEVPRERKGRGREKEKGVGRDLPQEMSLKQFSSLPELLRKLREDLKMSYLSFVKELVRDPHDGVSLLLDVLKMVQLAQTDLNGSGSSREQQAALRRALVDEHEALGCIRHCLRCPEAAPRLAHYPPGLYTLAVATMSNLARSRTLALQLLTKACMTSPEGHRQVVEALATLRLRFAEPVKCKFLVSMMLSHPHPSFQVWGLRFVNALLASTTSLRERVYLQEELTEAGFDPTALKKVIERSGSDHLQQLAGAELGRWVAGYVDVGGFQKEIDGLQSSNCSLQEELRKLREANMKLLEENVLLKTVGSEVEERYAALKRRLEHNGIHAPPSPVPSISDSDLSSLNTFRNVVSRRNSDSPSRTGDNRSAVTETDSVIFTKGVQRSVTPVMEPSSLPPTDTASTTSSLASDLTVTPARPVSSSSGPLLPSRSRHQSSSSSSTPDPRLASPLRSVAASPVRDESRAEGAALTSASPALEQDKRRPASGDKFNEVMPPTHIDMTFRNEKKSFSPEVAPQPERSRSPSGRQSSREAKRSSRSSSRQRQPTPPQTGSGGRQDREKRMSDSSTQVERRPASQSPPAAHMTHTPPPGPASGLPAGADKKSSRPPPSGAASPFSSSTSSLSSSSSTSSTTGGERKDPEYMNVPRRDSPSVRSRGGDETDLDYERDVVVYEAITLGNDRIFIDKSNTQDSRGSGSSHASTETPGSLEKQEVVPDGPNVRESVRHYENLVMMGEQTEAATDVGRGGQENGAPLRRQQSRRGEAREKAKESSNGDVSEGEVEAVMSGLENVLRSAESSLSLESQETVKENPTVKEAFEDRASPENTPGEELEIVPTRVPQLPARARSRNSQAGSAPNDPVLFLELETPAETSDTETLHRNRQPGSPHTIETESTQSFGFVVPDKSLRRRETFVGRGSSERESMDEKRKGVRRSESFQTGNGEYNSHRSYSPRRRGSVEMLVPLEEREVHISGRMFTKYTPHEVERRNRVNELITAEMNRRKNRSMEDRLDQWFEVHGGEGDWTLRWKYPEIQPDQEDKPVRQRSRRRQESRSPTRHDDNRRASRNRGGDNRSSSRHLDKSQPARQSGEQPAPPPKQGRGGKSSKFSNTEISAFNGFKNPGGFRESDYGPNFMLNKPPTRIPPDFADYGGRDFPPPRGRGSRERGVGAWRKGEIDPDIPTPDYTATPASTLNGAPPALPSKHILDMPSGLY; from the exons GGCCGAGgacgggagaaggagaagggcgtGGGCCGAGACCTTCCCCAGGAGATGTCCCTCAAACAGTTCAGTTCCCTGCCGGAGCTGCTGAGGAAGTTACGTGAGGACCTGAAGATGTCTTACCTCAG cTTCGTCAAGGAGTTGGTGCGTGACCCCCACGATGGCGTGAGTCTTCTGCTGGACGTGCTGAAGATGGTCCAGTTGGCACAGACAGACCTGAacg ggtcaggtagcagcagggaGCAGCAGGCTGCCCTTCGCCGAGCCCTGGTGGACGAACACGAGGCGCTGGGCTGCATCCGCCACTGCCTGCGCTGCCCCGAGGCCGCCCCCCGCCTCGCCCACTACCCACCCGGCCTCTACACCCTCGCCGTGGCCACCATGAGCAACCTGGCCAGGAGCAGAACCTTGGCGCTGCAG CTCTTGACCAAGGCCTGCATGACCTCCCCCGAGGGCCACAGGCAGGTAGTGGAGGCGCTGGCAACACTGCGACTTCGTTTCGCTGAGCCTGTCAAGTGCAAGTTTTTGGTATCCATGATGCTGTCCCACCCACACCCCAG cTTCCAGGTGTGGGGACTGAGGTTCGTCAACGCCCTcctcgcctccaccaccagccTGAGGGAGCGAGTTTACCTGCAGGAGGAGCTGACGGAGGCTGGCTTCGACCCGACGGCGCTGAAGAAG GTGATTGAGCGCAGCGGATCGGACCACCTGCAGCAGCTGGCGGGGGCTGAGCTGGGGCGTTGGGTGGCGGGCTACGTGGACGTGGGCGGCTTCCAGAAGGAGATCGACGGCCTCCAGAGCTCCAATTGCAGCCTGCAGGAGGAACTACGGAAGCTGCGGGAGGCCAATATG aaACTGCTGGAGGAGAACGTGCTGCTGAAGACGGTGGGCAGCGAGGTGGAGGAGCGCTACGCCGCCCTCAAGCGCCGCCTGGAACACAACGGCATCCACGCGCCGCCCTCGCCTGTGCCCTCCATCAGCGACTCCGACCTCTCCTCCCTCAACACCTTCAGGAACGTGGTGTCTCGCCGCAACTCGGACTCGCCCTCCCGCACCGGCGACAATCGCAGCGCCGTGACGGAGACGGACTCTGTCATCTTCACGAAGGGCGTCCAGCGCTCGGTGACGCCCGTCATGGAGCCGTCCTCCCTGCCGCCCACCGACACCGCcagcaccacctcctccctcgcctcagaCCTTACCGTCACCCCCGCCAGGCCTGTCTCCTCCTCCAGCGGGCCGCTGCTCCCCTCCCGCAGCAGacaccagtcctcctcctcctcttccacccctgacccccgcctcgcctcgcccctcaGGAGCGTCGCCGCCTCCCCGGTGAGAGACGAGTCCAGGGCTGAGGGCGCGGCTCTGACCAGCGCCTCGCCCGCGCTGGAGCAGGACAAGCGGCGACCCGCCAGCGGAGACAAGTTCAACGAGGTCATGCCGCCCACACACATCGACATGACCTTCCGCAACGAGAAGAAGTCGTTCTCGCCCGAGGTGGCGCCGCAGCCAGAGCGGAGCAGGTCCCCCTCTGGGCGGCAGTCATCCAGGGAGGCCAAAAGGTCCTCAAGGTCCAGTAGTCGCCAGCGACAGCCGACGCCACCACAGACTGGCTCAGGCGGGAGGCAGGATCGAGAGAAGAGGATGTCCGACAGCTCGACTCAGGTCGAGAGGCGGCCGGCAAGCCAGTCCCCGCCCGCCGCCCACATGACCCACACCCCCCCGCCGGGACCGGCTTCAGGCTTGCCAGCAGGCGCAGATAAAAAGTCTTCTCGGCCGCCTCCCTCGGGTGCTGCGAGTCCattctcctcctcgacctcctccctctcgtcgtcgtcctccacctcctccaccacggGAGGGGAGCGGAAGGACCCGGAATACATGAACGTGCCGCGGCGGGACTCACCGAGCGTCAGGAGTCGCGGTGGCGACGAGACGGACCTGGACTACGAGCGGGACGTGGTGGTGTATGAGGCTATCACCCTCGGCAACGACCGCATCTTCATCGACAAAAGCAACACTCAGGACTCCCGTGGCTCCGGCAGCAGCCACGCCTCGACGGAGACACCGGGCAGCCTGGAGAAGCAGGAGGTGGTGCCCGACGGCCCCAACGTGCGCGAGTCTGTGCGTCACTACGAGAACCTAGTGATGATGGGGGAGCAGACGGAGGCGGCGACGGACGTGGGGCGGGGAGGCCAGGAGAATGGTGCACCCCTGCGGCGGCAGCAGAGTCGGCGTGGAGAGGCGCGGGAGAAGGCCAAAGAAAGCTCCAACGGAGACGTTAgcgaaggggaggtggaggccgTCATGTCAGGCCTCGAGAACGTGCTGCGCAGCGCCGAGTCTTCCCTCAGCCTGGAGTCACAGGAGACTGTGAAGGAAAACCCGACAGTGAAGGAAGCCTTTGAGGACCGTGCCAGCCCCGAGAACACTCCCGGCGAGGAGTTGGAGATCGTGCCAACACGCGTGCCACAGCTGCCGGCGAGGGCACGCTCCAGGAACTCCCAGGCTGGCAGCGCCCCCAATGACCCGGTGTTGTTCCTGGAGCTGGAGACGCCTGCCGAGACCAGCGACACGGAGACCCTTCACCGCAATAGGCAGCCCGGCAGTCCACACACCATTGAAACCGAGTCCACACAGTCCTTCGGCTTCGTGGTGCCTGACAAGTCCCTGCGGCGCCGCGAGACCTTCGTGGGACGCGGCAGCAGTGAGCGGGAGTCCATGGATGAGAAGCGGAAGGGCGTCAGGCGGTCTGAGAGTTTCCAGACTGGCAACGGCGAGTACAACAGCCACCGCTCGTACTCCCCGCGGCGGCGCGGCTCCGTGGAGATGCTGGTGCCTCTGGAGGAGCGCGAGGTGCACATCAGCGGCCGCATGTTCACCAAGTACACGCCGCACGAGGTGGAGCGACGGAACCGCGTCAACGAACTCATCACCGCCGAGATGAACCGACGCAAGAATCGCAGCATGGAGGACAGACTCGACCAGTGGTTTGAAGTCCACGGCGGCGAAGGCGACTGGACCCTCAGATGGAAGTACCCTGAGATCCAGCCTGACCAGGAGGACAAACCCGTCCGCCAGAGAAGTCGCCGCCGCCAGGAGAGCCGCTCGCCGACGCGCCACGACGACAACCGCCGCGCCTCAAGAAACCGCGGCGGTGACAACAGGTCCTCCTCGCGGCACCTGGACAAGAGTCAGCCCGCGCGGCAGTCCGGCGAGCAGCCCGCGCCTCCCCCCAAGCAAGGCCGCGGCGGCAAATCCTCCAAGTTCTCAAACACGGAGATCAGCGCCTTCAACGGCTTCAAGAACCCCGGCGGCTTCAGGGAGAGTGACTACGGACCGAACTTCATGCTGAACAAGCCGCCGACGCGTATCCCTCCCGACTTCGCTGACTACGGCGGGCGGGATTTCCCACCCCCTAGAGGCCGCGGGTCCCGAGAGCGGGGCGTCGGGGCGTGGAGAAAGGGCGAAATTGACCCCGACATCCCGACACCCGACTACACGGCCACCCCAGCGAGCACCCTCAACGGCGCCCCGCCAGCTCTTCCCTCCAAGCACATCCTGGATATGCCCTCAGGACTGTACTGA
- the LOC127008165 gene encoding igLON family member 5-like: protein MASLWLFPTLLLLLLLLLLLLLPVLAFVGAEEGGRVRQSPAPPDFAHPAHNVTVEEGQEVTLACSVTNLQGYQLAWVHEDTQTILSVGDQLYTQSPRLSLNTDRHGAELTISPVLADDRGWYMCQLNTRPMTYTRSYLQVLVAPALEEWSGAYVEAKEGSSVSLLCRARAYPPARTTWRRSDADPIFRSPRTVWSVMGEVLEFSSVRRDHGGSYTCKIDNRVTAPVTRTTHLTVTYAPVLWLGRERVGVRAGSSVTLNCSSEANPPPRHFWAVNGINLTTTTIANDKYEVEEARTAPTRTQVLLTVREVGPEDYTNYDCHAVNPTGTARGTIRLYEIKDRIITEPTRPPLPPTRSPSSETLPHPPSRLHPTPEDPRGRKHTRLKTNRLPGEWGWGNGEEQRGQQKHLEGSTDTHNKERTNYRPKSGINASLAVGDSFSGGMRGVGKIGGPSDPFSSHSSSQRPLPGLLPLVFSLLLLFLFPPRVVLKSPGAQ from the exons ATGGCATCCTTGTGGCTCTTCCCaaccctcctgctgctcctcctgctgctcctgctgctgctcctgcccgTCCTGGCCTTCGTCGGTGCAG aGGAGGGCGGCCGCGTGAGACAGAGCCCCGCCCCGCCGGACTTCGCGCACCCCGCCCACAACGTGAcggtggaggaggggcaggaggtgaCGCTGGCCTGCTCCGTCACCAACCTGCAGGGCTACCAg CTGGCATGGGTGCACGAGGACACACAGACCATCCTGAGCGTGGGGGACCAGCTGTACACGCAGAGCCCAAGGTTATCGCTCAACACCGACAGGCACGGGGCGGAGCTGACCATCTCGCCCGTGCTGGCAGACGACCGCGGCTGGTACATGTGCCAGCTCAACACGCGGCCCATGACCTACACTCGGAGCTACCTGCAAGTGCTGG tggccCCGGCCCTGGAGGAGTGGTCCGGAGCATACGTGGAGGCCAAGGAGGGGTCCAGCGTGTCCCTGCTGTGTCGGGCGCGCGCCTACCCGCCCGCACGCACCACCTGGAGGCGCTCTGACGCTGACCCGATCTTCCGCTCACCCCGCACAG TATGGAGCGTCATGGGGGAGGTGCTGGAGTTCTCCTCGGTGCGGCGTGACCACGGGGGCTCCTACACCTGCAAGATCGACAACCGAGTCACGGCGCCCGTCACCCGCACCACACACCTGACCGTCACCT ACGCCCCGGTGCTGTGGCTGGGGCGGGAGCGGGTGGGCGTGCGAGCAGGCTCCAGCGTGACCCTCAACTGTTCCAGCGAAGCCAATCCGCCGCCGAGACACTTCTGGGCGGTCAACGGcatcaacctcaccaccaccactatcgcca ACGACAAgtacgaggtggaggaggcgcgCACGGCCCCCACGCGGACCCAGGTGCTACTGACGGTGCGGGAGGTGGGGCCGGAGGACTACACCAACTACGACTGCCACGCGGTGAACCCCACAGGGACAGCCAGGGGCACCATCAGGCTgtacg AGATTAAGGATCGGATAATCACCGAGCCCACcagaccccccctaccccccacacgCTCCCCATCCTCAG AGACGCTTCCCCATCCCCCATCGCGTCTCCACCCCACCCCGGAGGACCCCAGGGGAAGAAAACACACCCGGCTGAAGACCAACAGACTGCCGGGGGAGTGGGGctgggggaatggggaggagcaACGGGGGCAGCAGAAGCACCTAGAGGGCAGCACCGACACCCACAATAAGGAGAGGACAAACTACCGCCCGAAGAGTGGGATCAACGCCTCTTTAGCAGTCGGGGATTCCTTTAGCGGGGGCATGAGAGGTGTTGGGAAGATTGGAGGTCCTAGtgatcccttttcttcccattcttcctcccaaCGACCTCTCCCCGGTCTCCTCCCTCTcgtgttctccctcctcctcctcttcctcttccctcctcgcgTGGTGCTCAAGTCCCCAGGTGCTCAGTGA
- the LOC127008163 gene encoding serine-rich adhesin for platelets-like isoform X3 gives MKFKDYCRIIMYLPAEEVRITKRVKRRVEDEVELRVSEDEGAVEVEDASTQPAPHLRPPMFNPEDYALGLTKYSRMSNLYATEVPRERKGRGREKEKGVGRDLPQEMSLKQFSSLPELLRKLREDLKMSYLSFVKELVRDPHDGVSLLLDVLKMVQLAQTDLNGSGSSREQQAALRRALVDEHEALGCIRHCLRCPEAAPRLAHYPPGLYTLAVATMSNLARSRTLALQLLTKACMTSPEGHRQVVEALATLRLRFAEPVKCKFLVSMMLSHPHPSFQVWGLRFVNALLASTTSLRERVYLQEELTEAGFDPTALKKVIERSGSDHLQQLAGAELGRWVAGYVDVGGFQKEIDGLQSSNCSLQEELRKLREANMKLLEENVLLKTVGSEVEERYAALKRRLEHNGIHAPPSPVPSISDSDLSSLNTFRNVVSRRNSDSPSRTGDNRSAVTETDSVIFTKGVQRSVTPVMEPSSLPPTDTASTTSSLASDLTVTPARPVSSSSGPLLPSRSRHQSSSSSSTPDPRLASPLRSVAASPVRDESRAEGAALTSASPALEQDKRRPASGDKFNEVMPPTHIDMTFRNEKKSFSPEVAPQPERSRSPSGRQSSREAKRSSRSSSRQRQPTPPQTGSGGRQDREKRMSDSSTQVERRPASQSPPAAHMTHTPPPGPASGLPAGADKKSSRPPPSGAASPFSSSTSSLSSSSSTSSTTGGERKDPEYMNVPRRDSPSVRSRGGDETDLDYERDVVVYEAITLGNDRIFIDKSNTQDSRGSGSSHASTETPGSLEKQEVVPDGPNVRESVRHYENLVMMGEQTEAATDVGRGGQENGAPLRRQQSRRGEAREKAKESSNGDVSEGEVEAVMSGLENVLRSAESSLSLESQETVKENPTVKEAFEDRASPENTPGEELEIVPTRVPQLPARARSRNSQAGSAPNDPVLFLELETPAETSDTETLHRNRQPGSPHTIETESTQSFGFVVPDKSLRRRETFVGRGSSERESMDEKRKGVRRSESFQTGNGEYNSHRSYSPRRRGSVEMLVPLEEREVHISGRMFTKYTPHEVERRNRVNELITAEMNRRKNRSMEDRLDQWFEVHGGEGDWTLRWKYPEIQPDQEDKPVRQRSRRRQESRSPTRHDDNRRASRNRGGDNRSSSRHLDKSQPARQSGEQPAPPPKQGRGGKSSKFSNTEISAFNGFKNPGGFRESDYGPNFMLNKPPTRIPPDFADYGGRDFPPPRGRGSRERGVGAWRKGEIDPDIPTPDYTATPASTLNGAPPALPSKHILDMPSGLY, from the exons GGCCGAGgacgggagaaggagaagggcgtGGGCCGAGACCTTCCCCAGGAGATGTCCCTCAAACAGTTCAGTTCCCTGCCGGAGCTGCTGAGGAAGTTACGTGAGGACCTGAAGATGTCTTACCTCAG cTTCGTCAAGGAGTTGGTGCGTGACCCCCACGATGGCGTGAGTCTTCTGCTGGACGTGCTGAAGATGGTCCAGTTGGCACAGACAGACCTGAacg ggtcaggtagcagcagggaGCAGCAGGCTGCCCTTCGCCGAGCCCTGGTGGACGAACACGAGGCGCTGGGCTGCATCCGCCACTGCCTGCGCTGCCCCGAGGCCGCCCCCCGCCTCGCCCACTACCCACCCGGCCTCTACACCCTCGCCGTGGCCACCATGAGCAACCTGGCCAGGAGCAGAACCTTGGCGCTGCAG CTCTTGACCAAGGCCTGCATGACCTCCCCCGAGGGCCACAGGCAGGTAGTGGAGGCGCTGGCAACACTGCGACTTCGTTTCGCTGAGCCTGTCAAGTGCAAGTTTTTGGTATCCATGATGCTGTCCCACCCACACCCCAG cTTCCAGGTGTGGGGACTGAGGTTCGTCAACGCCCTcctcgcctccaccaccagccTGAGGGAGCGAGTTTACCTGCAGGAGGAGCTGACGGAGGCTGGCTTCGACCCGACGGCGCTGAAGAAG GTGATTGAGCGCAGCGGATCGGACCACCTGCAGCAGCTGGCGGGGGCTGAGCTGGGGCGTTGGGTGGCGGGCTACGTGGACGTGGGCGGCTTCCAGAAGGAGATCGACGGCCTCCAGAGCTCCAATTGCAGCCTGCAGGAGGAACTACGGAAGCTGCGGGAGGCCAATATG aaACTGCTGGAGGAGAACGTGCTGCTGAAGACGGTGGGCAGCGAGGTGGAGGAGCGCTACGCCGCCCTCAAGCGCCGCCTGGAACACAACGGCATCCACGCGCCGCCCTCGCCTGTGCCCTCCATCAGCGACTCCGACCTCTCCTCCCTCAACACCTTCAGGAACGTGGTGTCTCGCCGCAACTCGGACTCGCCCTCCCGCACCGGCGACAATCGCAGCGCCGTGACGGAGACGGACTCTGTCATCTTCACGAAGGGCGTCCAGCGCTCGGTGACGCCCGTCATGGAGCCGTCCTCCCTGCCGCCCACCGACACCGCcagcaccacctcctccctcgcctcagaCCTTACCGTCACCCCCGCCAGGCCTGTCTCCTCCTCCAGCGGGCCGCTGCTCCCCTCCCGCAGCAGacaccagtcctcctcctcctcttccacccctgacccccgcctcgcctcgcccctcaGGAGCGTCGCCGCCTCCCCGGTGAGAGACGAGTCCAGGGCTGAGGGCGCGGCTCTGACCAGCGCCTCGCCCGCGCTGGAGCAGGACAAGCGGCGACCCGCCAGCGGAGACAAGTTCAACGAGGTCATGCCGCCCACACACATCGACATGACCTTCCGCAACGAGAAGAAGTCGTTCTCGCCCGAGGTGGCGCCGCAGCCAGAGCGGAGCAGGTCCCCCTCTGGGCGGCAGTCATCCAGGGAGGCCAAAAGGTCCTCAAGGTCCAGTAGTCGCCAGCGACAGCCGACGCCACCACAGACTGGCTCAGGCGGGAGGCAGGATCGAGAGAAGAGGATGTCCGACAGCTCGACTCAGGTCGAGAGGCGGCCGGCAAGCCAGTCCCCGCCCGCCGCCCACATGACCCACACCCCCCCGCCGGGACCGGCTTCAGGCTTGCCAGCAGGCGCAGATAAAAAGTCTTCTCGGCCGCCTCCCTCGGGTGCTGCGAGTCCattctcctcctcgacctcctccctctcgtcgtcgtcctccacctcctccaccacggGAGGGGAGCGGAAGGACCCGGAATACATGAACGTGCCGCGGCGGGACTCACCGAGCGTCAGGAGTCGCGGTGGCGACGAGACGGACCTGGACTACGAGCGGGACGTGGTGGTGTATGAGGCTATCACCCTCGGCAACGACCGCATCTTCATCGACAAAAGCAACACTCAGGACTCCCGTGGCTCCGGCAGCAGCCACGCCTCGACGGAGACACCGGGCAGCCTGGAGAAGCAGGAGGTGGTGCCCGACGGCCCCAACGTGCGCGAGTCTGTGCGTCACTACGAGAACCTAGTGATGATGGGGGAGCAGACGGAGGCGGCGACGGACGTGGGGCGGGGAGGCCAGGAGAATGGTGCACCCCTGCGGCGGCAGCAGAGTCGGCGTGGAGAGGCGCGGGAGAAGGCCAAAGAAAGCTCCAACGGAGACGTTAgcgaaggggaggtggaggccgTCATGTCAGGCCTCGAGAACGTGCTGCGCAGCGCCGAGTCTTCCCTCAGCCTGGAGTCACAGGAGACTGTGAAGGAAAACCCGACAGTGAAGGAAGCCTTTGAGGACCGTGCCAGCCCCGAGAACACTCCCGGCGAGGAGTTGGAGATCGTGCCAACACGCGTGCCACAGCTGCCGGCGAGGGCACGCTCCAGGAACTCCCAGGCTGGCAGCGCCCCCAATGACCCGGTGTTGTTCCTGGAGCTGGAGACGCCTGCCGAGACCAGCGACACGGAGACCCTTCACCGCAATAGGCAGCCCGGCAGTCCACACACCATTGAAACCGAGTCCACACAGTCCTTCGGCTTCGTGGTGCCTGACAAGTCCCTGCGGCGCCGCGAGACCTTCGTGGGACGCGGCAGCAGTGAGCGGGAGTCCATGGATGAGAAGCGGAAGGGCGTCAGGCGGTCTGAGAGTTTCCAGACTGGCAACGGCGAGTACAACAGCCACCGCTCGTACTCCCCGCGGCGGCGCGGCTCCGTGGAGATGCTGGTGCCTCTGGAGGAGCGCGAGGTGCACATCAGCGGCCGCATGTTCACCAAGTACACGCCGCACGAGGTGGAGCGACGGAACCGCGTCAACGAACTCATCACCGCCGAGATGAACCGACGCAAGAATCGCAGCATGGAGGACAGACTCGACCAGTGGTTTGAAGTCCACGGCGGCGAAGGCGACTGGACCCTCAGATGGAAGTACCCTGAGATCCAGCCTGACCAGGAGGACAAACCCGTCCGCCAGAGAAGTCGCCGCCGCCAGGAGAGCCGCTCGCCGACGCGCCACGACGACAACCGCCGCGCCTCAAGAAACCGCGGCGGTGACAACAGGTCCTCCTCGCGGCACCTGGACAAGAGTCAGCCCGCGCGGCAGTCCGGCGAGCAGCCCGCGCCTCCCCCCAAGCAAGGCCGCGGCGGCAAATCCTCCAAGTTCTCAAACACGGAGATCAGCGCCTTCAACGGCTTCAAGAACCCCGGCGGCTTCAGGGAGAGTGACTACGGACCGAACTTCATGCTGAACAAGCCGCCGACGCGTATCCCTCCCGACTTCGCTGACTACGGCGGGCGGGATTTCCCACCCCCTAGAGGCCGCGGGTCCCGAGAGCGGGGCGTCGGGGCGTGGAGAAAGGGCGAAATTGACCCCGACATCCCGACACCCGACTACACGGCCACCCCAGCGAGCACCCTCAACGGCGCCCCGCCAGCTCTTCCCTCCAAGCACATCCTGGATATGCCCTCAGGACTGTACTGA